A stretch of Metabacillus sp. FJAT-52054 DNA encodes these proteins:
- the spoIIE gene encoding stage II sporulation protein E, producing MQKAERRLMEPISGAAIEKTQHAIQRSTKKAGAYFQSILFHKGLLYMFIGFLLGRAVILTEILPFALPFFGVLFLMKKDKALIGALSLAAGGLTISLETSLIITCHLLFFLFLQKAGAFIFKDRVRTLPFIILLAVAGTRIASTFVLYGTISSYDGMMAGVEAGLAFILTLIFLQSIPLISSPRYKQSLKSEEIICLMILIASVMTGLTGVSYMDFKAEHVFSRYMVLLFAFIGGSSIGCTVGVVTGLILSLANVGNLYQMSLLAFSGLLGGLLKEGQKIGAAAGLLIGSMLLSLYGGGTSDFMATMVESTAAIVLFFLTPKGITASLAKHIPGTNEHAMEQQLYATRIRDVTAHRVDQFSGVFEALSQSFNAFYEKGEADSARETDLFLSTITEKTCHHCYKKERCWVNNFQDTYDLMTQVTNETSANTYSVNRKLKKEFHAHCSKATQVEVAIEQELNEFKANQKLNKQVQESRRLVAEQLLGVSKVMEDFSREIRRERENHFLLEEQILEALQNFGVEIGHVEIYSLEQGNVDMEMSIPFCQGHGECEKIIAPMLSDILEEQVIVKHEECGLYPNGFCHVSFGSAKSFKVDIGAAHAAKGGGLVSGDSYSMIDLGVGKYAIAISDGMGNGARAQFESNETIKLLEKILQSGIDEKVAIKTVNSILSLRTTDEVYSTLDLAIVDLQDATCKFLKIGSTPSFIKRGDKVIKIQASNLPIGIIEDFEVDVVGEQLKAGDLLIMMSDGIFEGPKHVENHEIWMKRKVSELETNDPQEVADLIMEEVIRTRSGKIDDDMTIIAAKIEHNTPKWAAISTNRYFQKKKQSVS from the coding sequence GTGCAAAAAGCTGAAAGAAGATTAATGGAACCGATTAGCGGAGCAGCGATTGAAAAAACGCAGCATGCAATTCAAAGATCTACGAAAAAAGCGGGTGCTTACTTTCAATCCATTCTGTTTCATAAAGGACTTCTATATATGTTCATCGGATTTTTACTTGGACGAGCTGTTATCCTAACTGAAATTCTCCCGTTTGCCCTTCCGTTCTTTGGAGTACTCTTCTTAATGAAAAAAGATAAAGCGCTGATCGGAGCTTTATCGCTGGCGGCCGGAGGGCTGACAATCTCACTGGAAACATCCCTCATCATTACGTGCCACCTGCTGTTCTTCTTATTTTTGCAAAAGGCCGGTGCCTTTATATTTAAGGACCGGGTTCGGACACTGCCTTTCATCATCCTGCTCGCGGTAGCGGGAACGAGGATTGCCTCCACCTTCGTATTATACGGAACAATTTCTTCCTATGATGGGATGATGGCCGGTGTAGAAGCCGGATTGGCCTTTATCCTTACTCTCATTTTTCTTCAAAGCATTCCGCTCATATCGAGTCCGCGGTATAAGCAGTCACTGAAATCAGAGGAAATCATTTGTCTGATGATTCTCATTGCTTCGGTAATGACCGGTTTAACCGGGGTCTCTTATATGGACTTCAAAGCAGAGCACGTTTTTTCCAGATACATGGTCCTATTATTTGCCTTTATTGGAGGATCAAGCATCGGCTGTACCGTTGGGGTAGTCACCGGCCTGATCTTGAGTCTCGCCAATGTAGGAAACCTGTATCAAATGAGTCTGCTGGCATTTTCAGGTTTACTCGGCGGGCTGTTAAAGGAAGGCCAGAAAATCGGGGCAGCAGCTGGCCTGCTCATCGGATCCATGCTGCTGTCCCTGTATGGGGGCGGCACGTCCGACTTCATGGCCACTATGGTGGAATCCACGGCAGCAATCGTTTTGTTTTTCCTTACACCGAAAGGAATAACAGCCAGTCTTGCAAAGCATATTCCTGGAACAAATGAGCATGCGATGGAACAGCAGCTGTACGCTACGAGAATAAGAGATGTCACCGCGCATCGGGTGGATCAGTTCTCTGGTGTATTTGAGGCTCTGTCCCAAAGTTTTAATGCCTTCTATGAAAAGGGAGAGGCAGACTCGGCAAGAGAAACGGATTTATTTTTAAGTACGATTACAGAGAAAACCTGTCATCATTGCTATAAAAAAGAAAGGTGCTGGGTCAATAATTTTCAAGACACCTATGATCTTATGACACAGGTGACGAATGAGACGAGTGCGAACACGTACTCGGTTAATCGGAAACTGAAGAAGGAATTTCATGCACATTGCTCCAAGGCGACTCAGGTAGAAGTGGCCATAGAACAGGAGCTTAATGAGTTCAAAGCGAACCAGAAATTGAATAAGCAAGTCCAGGAGAGCCGCAGACTCGTAGCTGAACAGCTGCTTGGCGTTTCCAAAGTGATGGAGGACTTTTCCCGGGAAATCAGACGTGAAAGGGAAAATCACTTTTTACTGGAAGAGCAGATCTTAGAAGCTCTCCAGAATTTCGGAGTGGAAATCGGTCATGTTGAAATATACAGCTTGGAGCAGGGGAATGTAGACATGGAAATGTCGATCCCGTTTTGCCAGGGCCATGGCGAATGCGAAAAAATCATTGCTCCAATGCTTTCAGATATATTGGAAGAGCAGGTCATAGTGAAGCACGAGGAGTGCGGCCTGTATCCAAACGGATTTTGTCATGTATCATTCGGTTCAGCCAAGAGCTTTAAAGTAGATATCGGAGCAGCACATGCTGCAAAAGGAGGCGGGCTTGTTTCAGGAGACAGCTATTCCATGATTGATTTGGGGGTTGGAAAATATGCCATTGCCATAAGCGACGGAATGGGAAATGGAGCGAGAGCACAGTTTGAAAGCAACGAAACGATTAAGCTCCTTGAAAAAATCCTGCAATCGGGGATCGATGAAAAGGTGGCGATTAAAACCGTCAACTCGATTCTATCTCTTCGAACGACAGATGAAGTGTACTCAACACTTGATTTGGCTATTGTAGATTTGCAGGATGCCACGTGTAAATTCCTTAAGATCGGTTCAACGCCAAGCTTTATCAAACGGGGGGATAAAGTCATAAAAATACAGGCGAGCAATTTGCCGATTGGAATTATCGAAGACTTTGAAGTGGATGTGGTAGGTGAGCAGCTTAAAGCAGGGGATTTGCTTATTATGATGAGCGACGGGATTTTTGAAGGACCTAAACATGTAGAGAATCATGAAATTTGGATGAAGAGAAAAGTATCGGAGCTGGAAACAAATGATCCTCAGGAGGTGGCGGATTTAATTATGGAAGAGGTCATTAGGACCCGTTCCGGAAAAATCGATGATGATATGACCATTATCGCTGCGAAGATTGAACACAACACTCCTAAATGGGCGGCGATTTCTACAAACCGCTATTTTCAAAAGAAAAAACAGAGTGTTTCATAA